In one window of Nicotiana tabacum cultivar K326 chromosome 12, ASM71507v2, whole genome shotgun sequence DNA:
- the LOC107759751 gene encoding uncharacterized protein LOC107759751, which translates to MEVAIPYNEMDNFEFSARSSPFTSPPSTPKPFNGDYYFSAPPSPSHLSQFYREFNSLFLADNNVEISSHVSGDDFAFDISQELEKSSVSAEELFVGGMIKPLKPSHISQTQTRNKKQETEHPFVISAEKNTRKSSTTERESRAKQRVSSNGSMSSSSSRRETRSLSPMRISQYQWEEQEEEEEEEERKRRSNSACSALTSSFSNKGSRKWRFKDFFLFRSASEGRASDKDPLKKYTAAYKAGKNSSFKGNDSPISSSSKAIVTTRRKKGQVSAHELHYTVNRAVSSDLKKRTFLPYKQGILGQLAFNPAVHALANGFGLSRKS; encoded by the coding sequence atggaagTAGCGATACCCTATAATGAAATGGATAATTTCGAGTTCAGTGCAAGATCATCACCATTTACTAGTCCACCTTCTACACCAAAACCCTTCAATGGTGATTATTACTTTAGTGCTCCTCCTAGTCCTTCTCATCTCTCTCAATTTTATCGTGAATTCAACAGTTTGTTCTTAGCTGATAATAATGTTGAAATTTCCAGCCATGTTAGTGGAGATGACTTTGCTTTTGATATTAGTCAAGAATTGGAAAAAAGTTCTGTTTCAGCTGAAGAATTGTTTGTTGGTGGTATGATCAAGCCTTTAAAACCATCCCATATTTCACAAACTCAAACAAGAAACAAAAAACAAGAAACTGAACACCCTTTTGTTATTTCTGCtgaaaaaaatacaagaaaaagtAGTACAACAGAAAGGGAAAGTAGGGCAAAACAGAGAGTTTCATCAAATGGGAGTATGTCATCTTCTTCAAGTAGAAGAGAAACAAGATCACTTTCTCCTATGAGAATTTCTCAATATCAATgggaagaacaagaagaagaagaggaagaagaagaaagaaagcgAAGATCTAATTCTGCGTGTTCAGCTTTGACTTCATCATTTTCTAATAAAGGAAGCAGAAAATGGAGATTTAAAGATTTTTTCTTATTTAGGAGTGCATCAGAAGGAAGAGCATCAGATAAAGATCCACTAAAGAAATATACTGCAGCTTATAAAGCAGGAAAAAACTCAAGTTTTAAGGGAAATGATAGTCCTatttcttcttcatctaaagCTATTGTTACAACAAGAAGGAAAAAAGGACAAGTTTCAGCTCATGAATTGCATTATACAGTGAATAGAGCAGTTTCATCTGATTTGAAAAAGAGAACTTTCTTGCCATATAAACAAGGGATTTTGGGACAATTGGCTTTTAATCCTGCAGTTCATGCATTGGCTAATGGCTTTGGATTATCACGCAAATCATGA